One genomic window of Catenulispora sp. MAP5-51 includes the following:
- a CDS encoding amino acid adenylation domain-containing protein, translated as MIPTAEAPSVLAMLRRSAAQRPKVVAVKDASRELTYEELLDEVHLLASHLRSLGVRPGALVASCLPRGVAAVVTQVAVFTAGAVHVPVDPGHPDALVRQMLAGIGARLLVVERERTVIGDVRQVLFGDAAIGRASPDAGWLGWPEPAAGALAYVIHTSGSTGRPKPVAVSHGAIANSTQARLLRYGSSIGEFVYAHAMTFDLCIAVVWWTFATGGTLRMLAADPAGLLGDLVEALSTGGTTHTEITPSLYQAVLCSVDKPAPTLRMVVLGGESVPAELVEEHYRRMPDVELVNEYGPTEAAVWCAGATLRPGEDVVIGTPVLNTEVLVLDADQRVLPPGEFGELCVGGANLAEGYLGQPELTRAKFVPHPADPARRVYRTGDVGRWRADGLLEVRGRIDDQVKVRGYRIELDGVAAVLRGASGVREAVVVKRDSESLVAYVTSASEGASAAETLRAEVRRHAEKSLPEYERPSTYVVLPRMPLNSNGKIDRTALPEPPVRRPELSTAYVPATRPDELRVAAIFAELLGVDRAGLHDDFIELGGDSLLAARAAHRLGDEFAVDAPIRVVFDHPTVGRLAAWLVTAPPRSHQVADPPEPDVGDRLPFSALQYATWEEDQAAGWNIVAGPDFTLSVTYRISGPLDVAALGDAVDELVGRHAALRSSLHMRPGEGYQVIRPAKTGLLRTAGPGTEPVDLLRTEPLEPASGRVFAADLISASDLEHTLSLRAHHMISDDLSIALIERELTQLYEGFRLGRDSGLEAVPDYRAAIGQPVPAPTLADLAYWAEKCRGAKPIELIPRQRIQNATADQRTRLIPDEVADRGTRASNLVVPAAEFLSLVRANRATLQAALYAMMHALIAADTGDPEVLLHTVNAARRTPEQERTVGLFVDVVLLRQRVSAGMSFVDSLRCAADELNATYRHANADTSTLCEAVPDLLTLMSQNQWVTFEAIAPVTGLKLADCTIQRREQFQDGYEGLDYQQPVELNVIARQEGTALRLVAQYDTSFVPAHYADGLLRRMREIIVACGQDGDRPMDTVVSADPWLRALWRRPDLETECTPCL; from the coding sequence GTGATCCCTACTGCCGAGGCTCCGTCGGTGCTCGCCATGTTGCGCCGTAGTGCTGCGCAGCGCCCAAAGGTCGTCGCTGTCAAAGACGCGAGTAGAGAGCTGACCTACGAGGAGCTCCTCGACGAGGTGCACCTTCTCGCCTCGCATTTGCGGAGCCTCGGTGTCCGGCCTGGCGCGCTGGTGGCCAGCTGCCTGCCGCGCGGTGTCGCGGCGGTGGTGACGCAGGTCGCGGTGTTCACCGCCGGCGCGGTGCATGTGCCCGTCGATCCGGGTCATCCCGACGCGCTGGTCCGGCAGATGCTGGCCGGCATCGGTGCCCGGCTCCTTGTTGTGGAGCGGGAACGTACCGTCATCGGGGACGTCCGGCAGGTTCTGTTCGGCGACGCGGCGATCGGCCGGGCGTCGCCGGACGCGGGGTGGCTGGGGTGGCCCGAGCCGGCCGCCGGTGCGCTGGCGTACGTGATCCACACGTCGGGCAGCACGGGACGGCCGAAGCCGGTGGCGGTGTCGCACGGCGCCATCGCCAACTCCACCCAGGCCCGCCTGCTTCGTTACGGCAGCTCGATCGGCGAGTTCGTGTACGCCCACGCGATGACCTTCGACCTATGCATCGCAGTCGTCTGGTGGACTTTCGCCACGGGCGGCACGCTGAGGATGCTCGCGGCCGACCCGGCCGGACTCCTCGGCGACCTCGTGGAGGCACTGTCCACGGGCGGCACCACGCACACGGAGATCACGCCGTCGCTGTATCAAGCCGTTCTATGCTCGGTGGACAAGCCGGCGCCGACGCTGCGGATGGTCGTGTTGGGCGGTGAGAGCGTTCCCGCCGAGTTGGTCGAGGAGCACTACCGGCGGATGCCCGATGTCGAGCTGGTCAACGAGTACGGTCCGACCGAGGCGGCGGTGTGGTGTGCCGGCGCCACCCTGCGTCCCGGTGAGGATGTGGTCATCGGCACTCCGGTGCTGAACACGGAAGTCCTGGTGTTGGACGCCGACCAGCGGGTGCTGCCGCCGGGCGAGTTCGGTGAGCTGTGCGTCGGCGGGGCCAACCTCGCGGAAGGCTATCTCGGGCAGCCGGAGTTGACCCGGGCCAAGTTCGTGCCGCATCCGGCGGACCCCGCGCGCCGGGTCTACCGCACCGGAGACGTGGGACGGTGGCGCGCGGACGGCCTGCTTGAAGTCCGGGGCCGCATCGACGACCAGGTCAAGGTGCGCGGCTACCGGATCGAGCTCGACGGTGTCGCCGCGGTGTTGCGCGGTGCGTCCGGAGTCCGCGAAGCGGTCGTCGTGAAGCGTGATTCGGAGAGTCTGGTGGCTTATGTCACGTCGGCGTCCGAAGGCGCGTCGGCGGCTGAGACGCTGCGGGCCGAGGTGCGGCGCCACGCGGAGAAGTCGTTGCCCGAGTACGAGCGTCCGTCGACCTACGTCGTGCTGCCCCGGATGCCGCTGAACAGCAACGGCAAGATCGACCGGACGGCGCTGCCCGAGCCGCCGGTCCGGCGACCGGAGCTGAGCACTGCCTACGTTCCGGCGACGCGGCCGGACGAGCTGCGGGTCGCCGCGATCTTCGCCGAACTGCTCGGCGTGGACCGGGCCGGTCTGCACGACGACTTCATCGAGCTGGGCGGCGACTCGCTGTTGGCTGCCCGCGCCGCGCACCGCCTCGGCGACGAGTTCGCTGTGGACGCGCCGATCAGGGTCGTCTTCGACCACCCGACGGTGGGACGCCTGGCGGCCTGGCTGGTCACCGCACCGCCCCGGAGCCACCAGGTTGCCGACCCGCCCGAGCCGGACGTCGGCGACCGGCTCCCGTTCAGCGCGTTGCAGTACGCGACCTGGGAAGAGGACCAGGCGGCGGGCTGGAACATCGTCGCCGGCCCGGATTTCACCCTGTCGGTCACCTATCGGATCAGCGGACCGCTCGACGTCGCCGCGCTCGGCGACGCGGTGGACGAACTAGTCGGTCGGCACGCGGCGCTGCGGTCATCGCTGCATATGCGGCCAGGCGAGGGCTACCAGGTAATCCGGCCGGCGAAGACGGGGCTGCTGCGGACGGCGGGGCCCGGGACGGAGCCGGTGGATCTGCTGCGTACCGAGCCGCTCGAACCGGCGTCCGGGCGGGTGTTCGCGGCCGACCTGATCAGCGCCTCCGACCTCGAACACACGTTGTCGCTGCGAGCGCATCACATGATCTCCGACGACTTGTCGATCGCACTGATCGAGCGTGAGCTGACCCAGCTCTACGAGGGCTTCCGGCTCGGCCGCGACTCCGGACTGGAGGCGGTGCCCGACTATCGCGCCGCGATCGGGCAGCCCGTCCCGGCGCCTACTTTGGCCGATCTGGCCTACTGGGCCGAGAAGTGCAGAGGCGCGAAGCCCATCGAGCTCATCCCCAGACAACGGATACAGAACGCCACGGCGGACCAGCGCACCAGACTGATCCCGGACGAGGTGGCGGACCGGGGCACCAGAGCGAGCAACCTCGTCGTGCCCGCAGCGGAGTTCCTGAGCTTGGTAAGGGCGAACCGGGCGACACTGCAAGCCGCGCTCTACGCGATGATGCACGCGCTCATAGCAGCCGACACCGGTGATCCCGAGGTGCTTCTGCACACCGTCAACGCGGCGCGGCGCACTCCGGAGCAAGAACGGACGGTCGGACTGTTCGTCGACGTGGTGCTGCTACGGCAACGGGTTAGCGCCGGGATGTCCTTCGTGGACAGCTTGCGGTGCGCGGCCGACGAGCTGAACGCGACTTACCGGCATGCCAATGCCGATACATCCACGCTCTGCGAGGCGGTACCGGACCTGCTGACCCTGATGTCTCAGAACCAGTGGGTGACCTTCGAGGCGATCGCGCCGGTGACCGGCCTGAAGCTGGCAGACTGCACGATCCAGCGCCGAGAACAGTTCCAGGACGGCTACGAGGGACTGGACTACCAGCAGCCGGTGGAGCTGAACGTGATAGCCCGGCAGGAGGGAACCGCGCTGCGGCTGGTCGCCCAATACGACACGTCGTTCGTCCCCGCGCACTATGCGGACGGCCTGCTGCGGCGGATGCGGGAGATCATCGTCGCCTGTGGTCAGGACGGCGACCGTCCGATGGACACGGTGGTGTCGGCAGACCCGTGGCTGCGCGCGCTGTGGCGACGACCCGACCTGGAGACCGAGTGCACACCATGTCTGTAG
- a CDS encoding winged helix-turn-helix transcriptional regulator — translation MSYHEDHRGELVVDCQLRAGTELFAHTWDPVVLVALRPGSRRRRELRTVIGGLSDKVLTEALHRLLANGLIDGHAHPEAPPRVEYGLTALGRSLVDDPMEALGRWTVEHGAELLEAQENAARAASTRR, via the coding sequence ATGAGTTACCACGAAGACCACAGGGGCGAGCTGGTCGTGGACTGCCAACTGCGCGCGGGGACCGAGCTGTTCGCGCATACCTGGGACCCGGTCGTGTTGGTGGCGCTCCGGCCGGGGTCGCGTCGGCGCCGCGAACTGCGCACGGTGATCGGCGGTCTCAGTGACAAGGTGCTGACCGAAGCGCTGCACCGTCTGCTCGCTAACGGCCTGATCGACGGCCATGCGCACCCCGAGGCTCCGCCGCGCGTCGAGTACGGCCTGACCGCGTTGGGGCGGAGCCTGGTCGACGACCCGATGGAGGCGTTGGGCCGCTGGACGGTCGAGCACGGCGCCGAGCTCCTTGAAGCCCAGGAGAACGCCGCGCGGGCGGCATCGACTCGCCGGTGA